The following are encoded together in the Lathyrus oleraceus cultivar Zhongwan6 chromosome 3, CAAS_Psat_ZW6_1.0, whole genome shotgun sequence genome:
- the LOC127131282 gene encoding uncharacterized protein LOC127131282 codes for MKTVTQLSKCYETLVKEFIVNVSEECADGKSREFRKVYVRGKCVNFSPSIINLYLERPDVAQPELEVTENTICQVITANQVRKWPLKGKLVASKLSVKYAMLHKIGAAKWVPTNHKSTVAVMLGKFIYVVGTKSKFDYGTYIFNQTMKHAGSFCVKGPIAFPSLICGIVLNQFPNILIENDFVKRRESPLAFNYKLFLGKHVPDIAMTTGETSSVGSQPGKAAVIAILR; via the coding sequence ATGAAAACTGTGACTCAGCTCTCAAAGTGCTATGAGACTTTAGTAAAGGAGTTTATTGTAaatgtgtctgaggaatgtgcTGATGGAAAGTCTAGGGAATTCAGAAAAGTTTATGTGCGAGGCAAATGTGTGAACTTCTCTCCCTCAATAATCAACTTGTATTTGGAAAGACCTGATGTAGCTCAACCTGAGCTGGAGGTGACTGAAAACacaatctgtcaagtcatcactgctaatCAAGTCAGGAAGTGGCCTCTGAAAGGTAAGTTGGTGGCCAGCAAACTCAGTGTCAAGTACGCTATGCTACACAAAATTGGAGCTGCCAAATGGGTGCCCACCAATCACAAATCTACTGTGGctgtgatgcttggaaagttcatatATGTTGTTGGAACCAAATCAAAGTTTGACTATGGAACCTACATTTTTAATCAAACCATGAAACATGCTGGAAGCTTCTGTGTGAAGGGGCCTATAGCCTTTCCGTCcctcatatgtggcattgtgtTGAATCAATTTCCAAACATATTGATAGAGAATGAttttgtgaaaagaagagagagtcccTTGGCCTTCAATTATAAACTATTCCTaggtaagcatgtccctgacattgccATGACAACAGGAGAGACATCAAGTGTTGGCAGTCAACCAGGTAAAGCTGCGGTCATTGCCATACTCAGATAG